One segment of Cottoperca gobio chromosome 24, fCotGob3.1, whole genome shotgun sequence DNA contains the following:
- the LOC115003737 gene encoding uncharacterized protein LOC115003737 has product MWRCWMPFLLAWVSMATPILCQSGDWGSGFDISSAVMATNDTSQAVGDEPVRIRNNQDWITSSAFSPSPSPSPTLQYEPQPDKCSVHFSTNAATARRLKAQKEEISYLQAIQHGNKAVMENLVEFVGAEVGDQSYEDVIKENVIGIQEDHKSCHEVVEKAEDDMEKQLEGEVLGAGMQKIRDESLALEDMVRAAVDIANRLDISSQALHASFTKQLKDIAKIHR; this is encoded by the exons ATGTGGCGCTGTTGGATGCCCTTCCTCTTGGCCTGGGTGTCCATGGCAACCCCAATACTCTGCCAAAGTGGAGATTGGGGTTCAGGCTTTGACATCTCCTCGGCTGTAATGGCCACCAATGACACATCTCAGGCAGTTGGTGATGAGCCTGTGAGGATAAGAAACAATCAGGACTGGATCACATCATCAGCTTTCTCACCatcaccctcaccctcaccaACGCTGCAGTATGAGCCTCAACCGGACAAGTGCTCGGTCCACTTCAGCACCAACGCTGCTACGGCTCGAAGGCTGAAGGCCCAGAAAGAGGAGATATCCTATCTGCAGGCCATCCAGCATGGGAACAAGGCAGTGATGGAGAACTTGGTGGAGTTTGTGGGGGCAGAGGTGGGGGATCAGAGCTATGAAGATGTGATTAAGGAAAATGTAATTGGCATCCAAGAGGACCACAAGAGTTGCCACGAGGTGGTAGAGAAAGCTGAAGATGATATGGAAAAGCAGCTGGAGGGGGAAGTGTTGGGCGCTGGGATGCAGAA AATCAGGGACGAGTCCTTGGCCTTGGAAGACATGGTCCGTGCTGCAGTGGACATCGCCAACAGGCTGGACATCTCCTCACAGGCCCTGCATGCTTCATTCACCAAGCAGCTGAAAGACATTGCCAAAATTCATCGCTAA